One Mycolicibacterium sp. ND9-15 genomic window, CACGAACACCGGGTTCGGCACCGGAATCGACTGGCGCCCGAACCCCGGTATCGGCTTCCCGGGGTATGCCAACTACCTGCCGGTCACGCGCGCCGTGCCAGAGCCGCCGAGCGTGCGCAACCTCTTCGGTGGGCCTGCGATCGGTCCGATCCCGTACCCCGGCGCACCGGCTTACGGTGCGGACCTGTACGCCGACGACGGAACCCCGCTGTGGCCGGGTCTGCCGGCCGCACCGCCGCCGATGGCGCCGCGGGACCCGGGCCCGAGGCCGGGTTCGGAGCCGTTCATCGTCCATTCGCCCGCGCAGATGCAGCCCACGCCCCTACGTCCGACACCCCTGCCCACCCCGGCGCGGCCGGGCCCGCCGTTCGGATGAGCGCCGGCGACAAGACCATGAAAGGTAATCCGACATGGCAGGCATGAGAGCCAAGGTCCGACACGACGCTTGGCGTCTTGCCGTGTTCTTGTCTGTGTGCCTTCTCGGCGTGTTCGGGTTGTTCGCGGTCTTCGGGCAGATGCGTTTCGGGGAAGCCACCAACAGCTACGTGGCCGAGTTCACCAACGTCACCGGGCTGGAGAACGGCGACTTCGTCCGCATCGCCGGCGTGGAGGTCGGCAAGGTCGACAAGGTCGCGATCCAGCCCGACACCACGGCGCGGGTCAAGTTCAGCGCGGAGGAGTCGGTGGTGCTCACCGAGGGCAGCAGGGCCGTCATTCGTTACGACGACCTCATCGGCGGCCGCTACCTGGCTCTGGAGGAGGGTCCCGGCGGGGTCAAGAAGCTCGAGCCCGGGGGCACGATCCCGTTGGCCCGCACGTCGCCCGCGCTCGACCTCGACGCCCTGATCGGTGGTTTCCGGCCGCTGTTCCGGGCGCTGGATCCCGACCAGGTCAACGCGTTGTCGAGTCAACTGATTTCGGCCTTGCAGGGTCAGGGCGCGACGATCAACTCGTTTTTGGCCCAGACCGCGGCGCTGACGACCACGCTGGCCGACCGTGATCGCCTGATCGGGGAGACCATCATCAGCCTCAACACGGTGCTGGGATCGCTCGGCGATCAGAGCGACCAGTTCGCCAAGGCAGTCGACGCCCTCAGTGAACTGGTGGGGACGCTTCAGGAGCGCAGAGAGGACATCAGCAACGGGCTGGCCTACACCAACGAAGCGGCCGCGACCGTCGCGGACCTCTTGTCCGAGGCTCGGCCGCCGTTCAGCAAGGCGATCCGGGAGACGGACCGTGCCGCGGGAATCGTCGTGGCCGACCATGAGTACTTCGACAACCTGCTGAACACCCTGCCGGACGCCCATCAAGCGCTCGCGCGGCAAGGTCTTTACGGCGACTTCTTCAACTTCTACCTCTGCGACATCGTGCTCAAGCTCAACGGCAAGGGCGGTCAGCCGGTGTATGTGAAAGTCGCCGGCCAGTCCACCGGGAGGTGCGCGCCGAGGTGAGGTCTTTCTCCGAGCGGAATCAGTTCGTCATCGGCGCCATCGGTTTGGCGTTGACGATCGGCATCGTGCTGTTCTCGCTGAATTACGAGCGACTGCCGTTCTTTCAAGGCAAGGAG contains:
- a CDS encoding virulence factor Mce family protein, which codes for MRAKVRHDAWRLAVFLSVCLLGVFGLFAVFGQMRFGEATNSYVAEFTNVTGLENGDFVRIAGVEVGKVDKVAIQPDTTARVKFSAEESVVLTEGSRAVIRYDDLIGGRYLALEEGPGGVKKLEPGGTIPLARTSPALDLDALIGGFRPLFRALDPDQVNALSSQLISALQGQGATINSFLAQTAALTTTLADRDRLIGETIISLNTVLGSLGDQSDQFAKAVDALSELVGTLQERREDISNGLAYTNEAAATVADLLSEARPPFSKAIRETDRAAGIVVADHEYFDNLLNTLPDAHQALARQGLYGDFFNFYLCDIVLKLNGKGGQPVYVKVAGQSTGRCAPR